The window GAACGCTATCTTCAGCCAAATGAAATTAGAGGATCACCCGATTCCAAGCTGGGTAGTAATGAGTCCGGGTACAGGTGGCACATCGGCAACCATAGGTCGATTTATTCGTTACCAAAAATACGAGACGAAATTGTGCGTTGCTGACCCTGAAAACTCAGTGTTCTATGACGCTTTTCAGTCCGGAAATTCGAACTTGAAATGCGAAAGCGGAAGCAAGATTGAAGGCATTGGTCGCCCTCGCGTGGAGCCTAGCTTTATCGCTGGAGTGGTGGATGAAATGCGTAAAATACCAGATGTGGCAAGTGTAGCAACCGCCCATTGGGTTTCTCAGTTGATAGGTCGAAAAGTGGGGGCTTCTACGGGGACCAACCTGTATGCGGTGCTTCAGCTTGCGTGTGAGATGAAACTGCGTGGTGAAACGGGATCTATCGTGACTCTGCTGTGTGATTCTGGTGACCGCTACTTGGATACTTACTTCAATATGGAATGGGTTAAGACAAACATCGGTGGTATTCAGCCGTATCTAGCCCAGCTCGAAATTATCCAGGCGAAAGGCTGTGTTGAGCCTGCATGCTGTGAGCCCGTCACCATTTAGATACAGAGACAAAACAGCCCAGCGTGAGGCTGTATTTGTTCCGCTTTACCGGTTATTTTTTCTGACGCGCTTCAAAAGCTGCTAACTGCTCTGGTGTCGCTGCTGGTTGGTGGTTTTGCTTCCACTCATCGTAAGTCATACCGTAAACACGCTCACGAGCATCATCGATGTCTAAGTCGACACCCAGTTTTTCTGCCTCTGCGGTGTACCACTTGCTAAAGCAGTTACGGCAGAAACCCGCTAGGATCATTAGGTCAATATTCTGTACGTCTTTATTTGCATCCAAGTGGGCTAAAAGACGACGGAATGTCGCTGCATCAAGTTTATCTTGCTCTTCTTGCGTAAGATTTTTGTATTTAAATTCAGCCACTTTACTTTCCTTCTCGACTATTTTACTTGCTGCTGCCAGCATATGTTGGAGTAACGCAATCGCATCCATCGTTAAAGCGTGAACAACAAGCACTATTATTGTAAAAATGATTCGTCACACAGGGTAACGCCAAGTTACCAAAAACGCCATTACGTCATACGCAAAACGGGGTTAGACAAAACAAAAAAGCACCGAATGGAAAATCAATCGGTGCTTTTTTTCATCAACAATTTAGCCGTTCTAAGGGTGAGCAATACGCCCTTTGGTGTCCTGACTCAATGCCTTATTGAGTTCCGCTTCAACATGACCTGGTGCGCGCGTATTCGCTGCAATCAATCGGTACATTGCCGGAATAACGAATAGCGTAACCATGGTCGCGAAGCCCATACCAAAGAAAATCACCGTACCAACCGCGACTCGACTTTCATAACCCGCCCCTGTCGACGAAATCAATGGGATAGCACCAGCTAGAGTGGTAAATGCCGTCATCAAGATTGGACGCAAACGGCGAGCCGCCGCATCAATGATGGCTTTTTCAAACTC is drawn from uncultured Vibrio sp. and contains these coding sequences:
- a CDS encoding PLP-dependent cysteine synthase family protein, which encodes MCTDHQWINNAVRKIEADFQRSADTHLFKLELPSLEGIDIYLKDESTHPTGSLKHRLARSLFLYAICNGWIGPETTVIEASSGSTAVSEAYFARLLGLPFIAVMPKSTARKKIEQIEFYGGQAHLVERSDQIYDESRRLAEELNGHYMDQFTYAERATDWRGNNNIANAIFSQMKLEDHPIPSWVVMSPGTGGTSATIGRFIRYQKYETKLCVADPENSVFYDAFQSGNSNLKCESGSKIEGIGRPRVEPSFIAGVVDEMRKIPDVASVATAHWVSQLIGRKVGASTGTNLYAVLQLACEMKLRGETGSIVTLLCDSGDRYLDTYFNMEWVKTNIGGIQPYLAQLEIIQAKGCVEPACCEPVTI
- a CDS encoding DUF1244 domain-containing protein, which gives rise to MAEFKYKNLTQEEQDKLDAATFRRLLAHLDANKDVQNIDLMILAGFCRNCFSKWYTAEAEKLGVDLDIDDARERVYGMTYDEWKQNHQPAATPEQLAAFEARQKK